Proteins encoded within one genomic window of Budorcas taxicolor isolate Tak-1 chromosome 12, Takin1.1, whole genome shotgun sequence:
- the SLITRK6 gene encoding SLIT and NTRK-like protein 6: MKLWIHLLYSSLLACISSQSQSPMSSASTRGSCDSLCNCEEKDGTMLINCEEKGIKKLSQISVPPSRHFHLSLLNNGLTVLHTNDFSGLTNAISIHLGFNNIADIETGAFNGLGLLKQLHINHNSLEILKEDTFHGLENLEFLQADNNFITVIEPSAFSKLNRLKVLILNDNAIESLPPNIFRFVPLTHLDLRGNQLQTLPYVGFLEHIGRILDLQLEDNKWACNCDLLQLKLWLENMPPQSVIGDVVCNSPPFFKGSILSRLKKESICPTPPVYEEHEDPSGSLHLAVTSSISDSHMSAKTTSLLRPPTKPPGLIPYITKPFTQLPGLYCPIPCNCKVLSPSGLLIHCQERNIESLSDLKPPPQNPRKLILAGNIIHTLLKSDLVEYFTLEMLHLGNNRIEVLEEGSFMNLTRLQKLYLNGNHLTKLSGGMFLGLHNLEYLYLEYNGVKEILPGTFNPMPKLKVLYLNNNLLQVLPPHIFSGVPLTRINLKTNQFTHLPVSNILDDLDLLTQIDLEDNPWDCSCDLVGLQQWIQKLSKNTVTDEILCTSPEHLHKKELKALNSELLCPGLVNNPSLPTQTSYIIVNTPTTTTTADNILKSLTDAVPLSVLILGLLIIFITIVFCAAGIVVLVLHRRRRYKKKQADEQMRDTSPVHLQYSMYGHKTTHHTTERPTASLYEQHMVSPMVHVYRSPSFGPKHLEEEEERNEKEGSDAKHLQRSLLEQENHSPLTGSNMKYKTTDQSTEFLTFQDASSLYRNILEKERELQQLGITEYLRKNIAQLQPDMEVHYPGAHEELKLMETLMYSRPRKVLVEQTKNEYFELKANLHAEPDYLEVLEQQT; encoded by the coding sequence ATGAAGCTCTGGATTCATCTCTTGTATTCATCTCTCCTTGCCTGTATATCTTCACAGTCCCAATCTCCAATGTCCTCTGCATCGACCAGAGGTTCTTGTGACTCTCTTTGCAATTGTGAGGAAAAAGATGGCACGATGCTAATAAACTGTGAAGAGAAAGGTATTAAGAAGTTATCCCAAATTAGTGTGCCACCATCACGACATTTCCATCTAAGTTTACTAAATAACGGCTTGACAGTACTTCACACAAATGACTTTTCTGGGCTTACCAATGCTATCTCAATACACCTTGGATTTAACAATATTGCAGATATTGAGACTGGTGCATTTAATGGCCTTGGCCTTCTTAAGCAACTTCATATCAATCACAATTCTctagaaattcttaaagaggatACCTTCCATGGACTGGAAAACCTGGAATTCCTACAAGCAGATAACAATTTCATTACAGTGATTGAACCAAGTGCCTTTAGCAAGCTCAACAGACTTAAAGTGTTAATTTTAAATGACAATGCTATTGAGAGTCTTCCTCCAAACATATTTCGATTTGTTCCTCTAACGCATCTAGATCTTCGTGGAAATCAGTTGCAAACATTGCCTTATGTTGGTTTTTTAGAACACATTGGCCGAATATTGGATCTCCAATTGGAGGACAATAAATGGGCCTGCAATTGCGACTTATTACAGCTAAAACTTTGGTTGGAAAACATGCCCCCACAGTCTGTAATTGGTGATGTTGTATGCAACAGCCCTCCATTTTTCAAAGGAAGCATACTAAGCCGGCTGAAAAAAGAATCAATTTGCCCCACTCCACCAGTATACGAAGAACACGAGGATCCTTCTGGATCATTACATCTGGCAGTAACCTCTTCAATAAGCGATAGTCACATGTCAGCCAAGACCACGTCTCTTTTAAGACCACCCACCAAACCACCAGGTTTAATACCTTATATTACAAAGCCATTCACTCAACTTCCGGGACTCTACTGTCCTATTCCTTGTAATTGCAAAGTACTCTCCCCATCAGgacttttaatacactgtcaagaGCGCAATATTGAAAGTTTATCAGATCTAAAACCTCCTCCACAAAATCCTAGAAAGCTTATTCTTGCAGGGAATATCATTCATACATTACTGAAGTCTGATTTAGTGGAATACTTCACTTTGGAAATGCTTCACTTGGGAAACAATCGTATTGAGGTTCTTGAAGAAGGATCATTTATGAATTTAACAAGATTACAAAAGCTTTATCTGAATGGTAACCACCTGACCAAATTGAGTGGAGGTATGTTCCTTGGTCTCCACAATCTTGAGTACTTATATCTTGAATACAATGGTGTTAAGGAAATATTACCTGGAACCTTCAACCCAATGCCTAAACTGAAAGTGCTCTATTTAAACAACAACCTCCTACAAGTTTTACCACCACATATTTTTTCAGGGGTTCCTCTCACAAGGATAAACCTTAAAACAAACCAATTTACTCATCTACCTGTAAGTAATATCTTGGATGACCTTGATTTACTGACCCAGATTGACCTTGAGGACAACCCCTGGGATTGTTCCTGTGACCTGGTTGGATTGCAGCAATGGATACAAAAGTTAAGTAAAAACACAGTGACAGATGAAATACTCTGCACCTCTCCAGAGCACTTACACAAAAAGGAATTGAAAGCACTCAATAGTGAACTTCTTTGCCCAGGTTTGGTCAATAACCCATCCCTGCCAACTCAGACTAGTTACATCATTGTCAATACTCCTACAACCACAACTACagctgataatattttaaaatcacttactGATGCTGTACCACTATCTGTTTTAATATTAGGTCTGCTGATTATATTCATAACTATTGTGTTCTGTGCTGCAGGGATAGTGGTTCTTGTTCTCCACCGCAGGAGAAGATACAAAAAGAAACAAGCAGATGAGCAGATGAGAGACACCAGTCCTGTGCATCTCCAGTATAGCATGTACGGTCATAAAACAACTCACCACACTACTGAAAGACCCACAGCATCACTCTATGAGCAGCACATGGTGAGCCCCATGGTTCATGTCTATAGGAGCCCATCCTTTGGCCCAAAGCAtctggaagaagaagaagaaaggaatgagAAAGAGGGAAGTGATGCAAAACATCTCCAAAGAAGTCTTTTAGAACAAGAAAACCACTCCCCACTCACAGGTTCAAATATGAAGTACAAAACCACAGACCAATCCACTGAATTTTTAACCTTCCAGGATGCCAGTTCATTATATAGGaatattttagagaaagaaagggaacttCAGCAACTGGGAATCACAGAATACCTAAGGAAAAACATTGCTCAACTTCAGCCTGATATGGAGGTACATTATCCAGGAGCCCATGAAGAGTTAAAGTTGATGGAGACATTAATGTACTCAAGGCCAAGGAAGGTATTAGTGGAACAGACTAAAAATGAGTATTTTGAGCTGAAAGCTAATTTACATGCTGAACCTGATTACTTAGAAGTCCTGGAGCAGCAAACATAG